GACGTATCGAAAATACTTCAAAATCTTTGAACCTTTGCGAGAGGATACAATGACTGAGAATGAATTGTCGAAGATTATTGTGGACAGATGTCTTAAAATACACAAAAAGCTGGGACCAGGATTATTGGAATCTGTGTATGAAGAAATCTTGTTTTATGAATTTAATAAGAGCAGCATTCAATGTAAAAGACAGGTTGGAATACCTGTGGTCTATGAAGATATAAAAATGGATCTCGGATTTAGAGCGGATATGATCATAGAAGATAAAGTAATAATTGAGCTTAAATCCATTGAGAAAATTATGCCTGTTCATAAAAAACAACTTCTGACTTATTTAAAATTAACTGACATGAAACTCGGATTGTTGATAAATTTCAATGTTGAATTAATAAAAAATGGTAT
The DNA window shown above is from Deltaproteobacteria bacterium and carries:
- a CDS encoding GxxExxY protein — translated: MTENELSKIIVDRCLKIHKKLGPGLLESVYEEILFYEFNKSSIQCKRQVGIPVVYEDIKMDLGFRADMIIEDKVIIELKSIEKIMPVHKKQLLTYLKLTDMKLGLLINFNVELIKNGITRIVNNL